A part of Chitinimonas koreensis genomic DNA contains:
- a CDS encoding M3 family metallopeptidase — MENAENGETRRKLQYAYTRRGGPKNLAILHEVANLRKQLATLMGYPSFAAWATRNNMVGKPEVVLGFLDKVKHTVTEVEKRELADLAQEKARFTGDAKARIERWDQAFYERRVQKARYQIDQAEVREQFPTEPTIAWMMAVTSRLYGVEFRPNTTLAVWHDDVKAYDVFDKASGEYRSTFYLDLFPRDGKYKHAAAFSVRQASTLVGNTPISTLVTNFSRKGFDQEELETLFHEFGHIMHGVLSRTRYTLNAGTNTKRDFVEAPSQMYEGWSRNPASLALWNEICPSCKPIDMKLVAKMNEARQFGQGTKYARQWLYAAYDMALAGPIPQDPLKLWKKMEGATPLGYVKGTEFPGTFGHIVGGYAAGYYGYMWSEVLALDMRTAFGSNFMDPAVGLRFRQTILENGSQVAEMDLVRQFLGREPNSEAFFKEITGQAEVAR; from the coding sequence CGCAAGCTGCAGTACGCCTACACCCGCCGCGGCGGCCCGAAGAACCTGGCGATCCTGCACGAGGTGGCCAACCTGCGTAAGCAGCTGGCCACGCTGATGGGCTATCCCTCGTTCGCCGCCTGGGCGACGCGCAACAATATGGTCGGCAAGCCCGAGGTGGTGCTCGGCTTCCTCGACAAGGTCAAGCACACCGTGACCGAAGTCGAGAAGCGCGAACTGGCCGACCTGGCGCAGGAGAAGGCCCGCTTCACCGGCGACGCCAAGGCCAGGATCGAGCGCTGGGACCAGGCCTTCTACGAACGCCGCGTGCAGAAGGCGCGCTACCAGATCGACCAGGCCGAAGTGCGCGAGCAGTTCCCGACCGAGCCGACCATCGCCTGGATGATGGCGGTGACCAGCCGGCTCTACGGCGTCGAGTTCCGTCCCAACACCACGCTGGCGGTGTGGCACGACGACGTGAAGGCCTACGACGTGTTCGACAAGGCCAGCGGCGAATACCGCTCGACCTTCTACCTCGACCTGTTCCCGCGCGACGGCAAGTACAAGCACGCCGCCGCCTTCAGCGTGCGCCAGGCCAGCACCCTGGTCGGCAACACCCCGATCTCGACGCTGGTGACCAACTTCAGCCGCAAGGGCTTCGACCAGGAAGAGCTCGAGACGTTGTTCCACGAGTTCGGCCACATCATGCACGGCGTGCTGAGCCGTACCCGCTACACCCTGAACGCCGGCACCAACACCAAGCGCGACTTCGTCGAAGCGCCGTCGCAGATGTACGAGGGGTGGAGCCGCAACCCGGCCTCGCTGGCGCTGTGGAACGAGATCTGCCCGAGCTGCAAGCCGATCGACATGAAGCTGGTCGCCAAGATGAACGAGGCGCGCCAGTTCGGCCAGGGCACCAAGTACGCCCGCCAGTGGCTGTACGCCGCCTACGACATGGCGCTGGCCGGCCCGATCCCGCAGGACCCGCTCAAGCTGTGGAAGAAGATGGAAGGCGCCACGCCGCTGGGCTACGTCAAGGGCACCGAGTTCCCCGGCACCTTCGGTCACATCGTCGGCGGCTACGCGGCCGGCTACTACGGCTACATGTGGTCGGAAGTGCTGGCGCTCGACATGCGCACCGCCTTCGGCAGCAACTTCATGGACCCGGCAGTCGGCCTGCGCTTCCGCCAGACCATCCTCGAGAACGGCTCGCAAGTCGCCGAGATGGACCTGGTGCGCCAGTTCCTCGGCCGTGAACCGAACTCCGAGGCGTTCTTCAAGGAGATCACCGGCCAGGCCGAGGTGGCCCGATGA